From a single Anoplolepis gracilipes chromosome 3, ASM4749672v1, whole genome shotgun sequence genomic region:
- the LOC140663471 gene encoding uncharacterized protein: protein MSVTFAQRGRPPPNPAQIQKMLDENSQLIQMIQEYQNKGKAQECIQYQQMLHRNLVYLASIADVNQNLQTLLPLPQGIPNGPQHGMMNPQGLPSGPGASAGPGGEMTPNTQPTMPMSSFNQGQPIAQGYRGAVIPGQGPTINRPPTAPGPQQYRGPQGYPQQPSQQGYPAQYTSQNPGSNYQGPQGSAYTPGQPNQYGPPNTSQQQGYSPATQPNYGPPTTVNSYGPQPGGYPPPGTTQPPSGYGPPPPNQQGYPPSNASQQNFSSGSQQQQQPGQYGSPSPQPNYQQPPSQAPPQNAYAAGQPGNYPPPSSQAYANNVPPQNYPPPPTTSATQPPQPGSQQNAGPQPNYVSQPSPGPGATQYGPVSTSPPFSTSSASGGNTYAQSSQPTSTPSASTQTYPPSSGPPPTSQGGSYAPPVPPAPSGYSVHQTPHPTSHPPHPPPPHQSPHQPPHTPHQPSHQPSHQSSHQPPSHQSPHQPPQQSQQQSQTAPQTQQQSSQSPAPSGFQPPSGPPQGPAPPPGPQQQPAYGPTTTQTYVPPTPGGQPQIYSPHPPQGGQHYGHPQYPPQSYPPPPAGQGYPQYPPRPPGGHMPPPPGPQGPPPPNQYGGYGYQPPTQ from the exons ATGTCTGTGACTTTTGCGCAACGTGGTAGGCCACCTCCAAATCCTGCTCAAATACAAAAG ATGCTTGACGAGAATAGTCAACTTATACAAATGATTCAAGAGTATCAAAATAAGGGCAAAGCACAGGAATGTATACA GTACCAGCAAATGCTACATCGTAACTTGGTATATTTAGCATCTATTGCAGATGTGAATCAGAATCTTCAAACTTTATTACCT cTACCTCAAGGTATTCCCAATGGTCCACAGCATGGTATGATGAATCCACAAGGGCTTCCAAGTGGTCCAGGTGCTTCAGCTGGTCCTGGAGGAGAAATGACTCCGAATACACAGCCAACTATGCCAATGTCGAGTTTTAATCAAGGTCAACCAATAGCACAAGGTTATCGTGGGGCTGTGATACCTGGTCAAGGACCTACCATAAATA GACCTCCAACTGCGCCAGGTCCACAGCAATATAGAGGTCCACAAGGTTATCCTCAACAACCTTCACAGCAAGGTTATCCTGCTCAATATACCAGTCAGAATCCTGGTTCTAATTACCAAGGACCACAAGGATCTGCATATACTCCTGGTCAACCGAATCAGTATGGACCACCAAATACTTCTCAACAACAAGGATATAGTCCAGCGACGCAGCCAAATTACGGTCCTCCGACTACAGTGAACAGTTATGGTCCACAACCAGGTGGTTATCCACCGCCGGGCACGACTCAGCCACCTTCCGGATACGGACCACCACCGCCAAATCAGCAAGGCTATCCACCATCAAACGCTTCACAGCAAAATTTCTCATCAGGTAgtcaacaacaacaacaaccaGGACAATATGGCAGTCCTAGTCCACAACCAAATTATCAGCAGCCTCCGTCCCAAGCGCCACCACAAAACGCATACGCTGCTGGACAACCTGGAAATTATCCTCCTCCATCCTCACAGGCATACGCGAATAATGTTCCGCCGCAAAATTACCCACCACCTCCGACAACCAGCGCGACTCAACCTCCTCAACCTGGATCTCAGCAAAATGCGGGTCCGCAGCCCAACTATGTTAGCCAACCGAGCCCAGGTCCTGGCGCGACGCAGTACGGTCCCGTTTCTACATCTCCGCCATTTAGTACTTCCTCCGCGAGCGGCGGTAATACTTATGCTCAGAGCAGTCAGCCGACAAGCACACCGTCTGCCTCAACGCAGACGTATCCACCAAGTAGCGGTCCGCCACCAACATCGCAGGGTGGAAGCTATGCACCCCCGGTTCCGCCAGCCCCTTCTGGATATTCTGTTCATCAAACACCTCATCCGACGTCGCACCCTCCACATCCGCCGCCACCGCATCAATCACCTCATCAGCCACCGCACACCCCGCATCAACCATCCCATCAGCCATCACATCAGTCTTCCCATCAACCGCCCTCTCATCAATCGCCGCATCAACCACCGCAACAATCTCAGCAACAGTCACAAACAGCTCCGCAGACGCAACAGCAGTCTTCTCAGAGCCCAGCTCCGAGTGGCTTTCAACCACCGTCCGGCCCACCGCAAGGTCCTGCCCCACCACCAGGCCCTCAACAACAGCCTGCTTATGGGCCCACTACTACGCAAACATACGTTCCACCAACACCAGGAGGGCAACCACAG ATTTACAGCCCACATCCACCACAAGGGGGACAACATTATGGGCATCCGCAGTATCCTCCTCAAAGTTATCCTCCGCCGCCAGCAGGTCAAGGATATCCACAGTATCCTCCACGACCACCTGGTGGACACATGCCTCCTCCACCAGGACCACAAGGGCCACCACCACCTAATCAGTATGGAGGTTATGGTTATCAACCACCtacacaataa
- the Ast gene encoding protein asteroid, with the protein MGIPGLTTYISNHSEDYLENYALHDIYLVIDGNSIGCQLYNWYARCNCVFGGDYDKYAQCVADFFNELFMCNVTPLVLIDGGCEDKKLKTVISRTNEKIGIASRYTPNSHQRTKFFPLFIKEVFKDVMKEKGVKYTQCIFEADNTIAAIARILNCPVLSYDSDFYIYGSLYIPFSTWENNVVPNPVGRGYMKLCKIYRTEKLFRVYKGLNQSLLPLAAILLGNDYVKQHTFRNFFRHLKLPRAGRKKYNEQQRRIDATFNWLRRHSLNQAIIGILSRLRKRERKHVLNVIEMIINGYINASLSVLHILDVPAENFSRANVQNAFKTYKFEGDIYNLTYIEEKSNDANLSDEDNETDEKEITTILDEKEVISDESLVNNLPQWFINEFKLGRYPSYFIDLIIRKLYVCPAQIEDYVYVSSVVTSLKIISVIYGLLISDIEGIKPCMEYMTRDEDKKIKRYQLKYNNNILGCTLPSLFNLRELPIIIRREILNTTLGITNENCIKEFPSNWTLYIATMKYWIDQQKESFKFRCHIYSLLFAMLFNIIDHKIGLYRNLNRFYHRFNKTVENIKYTRKMRNYRPQYSVDTTLINAFQEVNADDCLLVASFFVSNFEADQKLYQQPKRFNITIVHGFAEFQNCLRHSMNLNALLEYPYEQTKIANMFNGTLLYNLCSNFKRRDDVEVYINLILQNSPSLSHLFNILLLKVKPLFDTVLEKKDNKRKKQKTKRHEKKESTTQKEDHEKETIKTCENTSKETFYDVNNSFSVLGTQH; encoded by the coding sequence ATGGGAATTCCTGGATTAACAACGTACATATCCAATCACTCTGAGgattatcttgaaaattatgccctacatgatatttatttagtgATTGATGGCAATAGTATAGGTTGTCAATTGTATAATTGGTATGCAAGATGTAACTGTGTCTTTGGTGGTGATTATGACAAGTATGCGCAATGTGtagcagatttttttaatgaacttTTTATGTGTAACGTCACTCCGTTAGTCTTAATCGATGGCGGTTGCGAAGATAAAAAACTAAAGACGGTTATATCCCGAACTAACGAGAAGATTGGAATAGCGTCACGTTATACACCAAACTCTCATCAAAGAACCAAATTCTTTCCTCTATTCATAAAAGAAGTTTTTAAAGATGTTATGAAAGAGAAAGGCGTCAAATATACACAATGTATATTTGAAGCTGATAATACCATAGCTGCAATAGCACGTATTCTCAACTGTCCTGTATTAAGTTACGActctgatttttatatttatggatCATTGTATATACCATTCAGTACTTGGGAAAATAATGTAGTTCCTAATCCGGTAGGTCGAGGTTACATgaaactttgtaaaatttaccGTACAGAAAAGCTTTTTCGAGTTTACAAGGGATTGAATCAATCTTTATTGCCTCTAGCAGCAATATTATTGGGAAATGACTATGTGAAACAACATACATTTAGAAACTTTTTTCGTCATTTGAAATTACCACGAGCAGGAAGAAAAAAGTACAATGAGCAACAACGACGTATAGATGCCACATTTAATTGGCTACGAAGACATAGTTTAAACCAAGCTATAATAGGAATATTAAGTAGATTACGAAAACGAGAACGCAAACATGTTTTAAACGTAatagaaatgataataaatggTTATATCAATGCTTCACTGAGTGTATTACATATACTAGATGTTCCTGCAGAGAATTTTTCAAGAGCAAATGTACAGAATGCATTCAAAACGTACAAATTTGAAGGCGATATATACAACCTGACATACATTGAGGAAAAGTCGAACGATGCAAATTTAAGTGATGAAGACAACGAAACAgacgaaaaagaaataacaaccATACTTGATGAGAAAGAGGTGATTTCTGATGAATCGCTAGTAAACAATTTGCCTCAATGGTTTATTAATGAATTCAAATTGGGCAGATATCCTTCTTATTTCATAGACTTGATAATACGGAAATTATACGTTTGCCCCGCGCAAATCGAAGACTATGTCTACGTCTCATCTGTCGTTactagtttaaaaattataagtgtTATTTATGGATTACTGATATCGGATATTGAAGGAATAAAGCCTTGCATGGAATATATGACCAGAGATGAggataagaaaataaagcgttatcaattaaaatacaataataatatattaggtTGCACATTACCATCTTTGTTTAACTTGAGAGAACTGCCGATTATTATTAGACGAGAAATTTTAAACACCACCTTGGGAATTACTaatgaaaattgtataaaagaatttccATCAAATTGGACATTATATATCGCGACCATGAAGTATTGGATAGATCAACAAAaagaatcatttaaatttaggTGTCATATATACTCTTTATTATTTGCTatgttatttaacataatagaTCATAAAATAGGCCTGTATAGAAACCTAAACAGATTTTATCATAGATTCAATAAAACtgtggaaaatattaaatatacgagAAAAATGAGAAACTATCGACCACAATATTCAGTCGACACTACACTAATAAATGCATTTCAAGAAGTTAATGCAGATGATTGCTTGCTTGTAGCTTCATTTTTTGTATCTAATTTCGAAGCTGATCAAAAACTATATCAGCAACCAAAACgattcaatattacaattgttcATGGTTTTGCAGAGTTTCAGAATTGTTTAAGACACAGTATGAACTTAAATGCGTTATTGGAATATCCGTATGAACAAACCAAGATTGCTAATATGTTTAATGGTACCttgctatataatttatgtagcAATTTTAAAAGACGCGACGATGTtgaagtttatattaatttgattttgcaaAATTCTCCAAGTTTATCGCatctatttaatatacttttattaaaagtcaAACCTTTGTTTGATACAGTATTGGAAAAGAAAGACAATAAACGTAAAaagcaaaaaacaaaaagacatGAGAAAAAGGAATCTACTACACAGAAAGAAGATCATGAAAAAGAAACTATAAAAACATGTGAAAATACCAGCAAAGAAACCTTTTATgatgtaaataattctttttcggTTCTTGGTACACAACATTAG
- the Ccs gene encoding copper chaperone for superoxide dismutase isoform X2 — protein sequence MASAKIEFAVHMTCEKCINAISKSVADLKGIRNIDISLERGTVIVETDLPYSIIQERIEQTGRQAVLKGYGAGLSAVSMLGGNSGYSVGDLVKGVIRFVQTPEGCIIDGTVDGLTPGQHGMHIHECGDISNGCDSVGEHFNPNNSPHGDPENDLSERHLGDLGNILVDTTGRATFRRIDKFLKIPEIIGRSLIITNDPDDLGRGNNPESKINGNSGIRLACGIIARSSGLLQNTKKICACDGLTIWDERERALANSHGTKRYTESNEKICIII from the exons ATGGCTTCTGCAAAA ATTGAGTTTGCAGTGCATATGACATGTGAAAAATGTATCAATGCAATTTCCAAAAGTGTGGCAGACTTGAAGGGTATcagaaatattgatatatcatTGGAACGTGGCACTGTTATCGTTGAAACGGATCTACCTTACTCTATCATACAAGAAAGGATCGAACAAACTGGAAGGCAGGCAGTGTTGAAAGGATATGGAG CTGGATTAAGCGCTGTGTCAATGCTGGGTGGAAACTCAGGGTACAGTGTAGGTGATCTCGTCAAAGGTGTAATAAGATTTGTACAAACTCCAGAGGGATGTATCATAGATGGTACGGTTGATGGATTAACTCCGGGACAACATGGTATGCATATACATGAATGTGGTGATATATCTAATGGATGTGATAG cgTAGGTGAGCACTTCAATCCAAATAATTCTCCACATGGTGATCCTGAAAATGATCTGTCTGAgaga CATCTTGGCGATCTAGGTAATATCTTAGTAGACACTACAGGCAGAGCTACTTTTCGAAGGATAGATAAGTTCCTTAAAATACCTGAAATTATTGGCAGATCACTCATTATTACTAATGATCCAGATGATTTGGGAAGAGGTAACAATCCAGAATCcaaaataaatggaaatagTGGAATTAG gtTGGCTTGTGGTATTATAGCCAGATCTTCTggattattacaaaatacaaaaaaaatttgtgcatGTGATGGTCTTACAATAtgggatgaaagagagagagcactTGCAAATAGTCATGGTACTAAAAGATATACAGAGtcaaatgagaaaatatgcataataatttaa
- the Ccs gene encoding copper chaperone for superoxide dismutase isoform X1 yields MASAKIEFAVHMTCEKCINAISKSVADLKGIRNIDISLERGTVIVETDLPYSIIQERIEQTGRQAVLKGYGAGLSAVSMLGGNSGYSVGDLVKGVIRFVQTPEGCIIDGTVDGLTPGQHGMHIHECGDISNGCDSVGEHFNPNNSPHGDPENDLSERVNIKNHLNSLCRCLLCFNNITILSMQHLGDLGNILVDTTGRATFRRIDKFLKIPEIIGRSLIITNDPDDLGRGNNPESKINGNSGIRLACGIIARSSGLLQNTKKICACDGLTIWDERERALANSHANL; encoded by the exons ATGGCTTCTGCAAAA ATTGAGTTTGCAGTGCATATGACATGTGAAAAATGTATCAATGCAATTTCCAAAAGTGTGGCAGACTTGAAGGGTATcagaaatattgatatatcatTGGAACGTGGCACTGTTATCGTTGAAACGGATCTACCTTACTCTATCATACAAGAAAGGATCGAACAAACTGGAAGGCAGGCAGTGTTGAAAGGATATGGAG CTGGATTAAGCGCTGTGTCAATGCTGGGTGGAAACTCAGGGTACAGTGTAGGTGATCTCGTCAAAGGTGTAATAAGATTTGTACAAACTCCAGAGGGATGTATCATAGATGGTACGGTTGATGGATTAACTCCGGGACAACATGGTATGCATATACATGAATGTGGTGATATATCTAATGGATGTGATAG cgTAGGTGAGCACTTCAATCCAAATAATTCTCCACATGGTGATCCTGAAAATGATCTGTCTGAgagagtaaatataaaaaaccaTTTAAATTCTCTCTGTAGATgtcttttatgttttaataatataacgatattgtCTATGCAGCATCTTGGCGATCTAGGTAATATCTTAGTAGACACTACAGGCAGAGCTACTTTTCGAAGGATAGATAAGTTCCTTAAAATACCTGAAATTATTGGCAGATCACTCATTATTACTAATGATCCAGATGATTTGGGAAGAGGTAACAATCCAGAATCcaaaataaatggaaatagTGGAATTAG gtTGGCTTGTGGTATTATAGCCAGATCTTCTggattattacaaaatacaaaaaaaatttgtgcatGTGATGGTCTTACAATAtgggatgaaagagagagagcactTGCAAATAGTCATG caaatttgtaa